The proteins below come from a single Microbacterium sp. SLBN-154 genomic window:
- the mraY gene encoding phospho-N-acetylmuramoyl-pentapeptide-transferase — translation MRSLLTAAAISLAFTLFLTPVFLRLFRRWGWGQVIRTPDDIRNPSHGEKRGTPTMGGTIFIAGTIIGYLVGGVAGNNPPTVSGLLVLWMMVGFGTVGFIDDFMKVRSQRSLGLSGWRKIVGQVIVAVPFGIVALNFPNIYNETPASPYISVFRDVQVLWFFALGPILGWLLYLAWISFIGVAASNSVNVSDGLDGLAAGAGIFVVGAYSLIAFWQFNQACFGGGELSPGGLSACYATRDPFDLAIVSAAFVGALVGFLWWNAPKAQVFMGDVGSMAIGGVLAAMAILTRTELLMVLVAGVYVIASGSVILQRVYFKVTRGKRLFLMSPLHHHLEMRGWSEITIVVRMWIIAGLLAVSGVGFFYVEWLSQT, via the coding sequence GTGAGATCCCTCCTGACCGCGGCGGCGATCTCGCTGGCCTTCACGCTCTTCCTCACCCCCGTCTTCCTGCGCCTGTTCCGGCGGTGGGGGTGGGGTCAGGTGATCCGCACTCCCGACGACATCCGCAATCCGAGCCACGGCGAGAAGCGCGGGACGCCCACGATGGGCGGGACGATCTTCATCGCCGGCACCATCATCGGCTATCTCGTCGGCGGGGTGGCGGGGAACAACCCGCCCACCGTGTCGGGTCTGCTGGTGCTGTGGATGATGGTCGGGTTCGGCACCGTGGGCTTCATCGACGACTTCATGAAGGTCCGCAGTCAGCGCAGTCTCGGCCTGAGTGGATGGCGGAAAATCGTTGGTCAGGTGATCGTCGCGGTGCCGTTCGGCATCGTCGCGCTGAACTTCCCCAACATCTACAACGAAACGCCCGCGTCGCCCTACATCTCGGTGTTCCGCGACGTCCAGGTGCTGTGGTTCTTCGCCCTTGGCCCCATCCTCGGCTGGTTGCTGTACCTGGCCTGGATCTCCTTCATCGGCGTCGCCGCATCCAACTCGGTGAATGTCAGCGACGGACTGGACGGTCTCGCCGCGGGAGCCGGCATCTTCGTCGTGGGCGCCTACAGCCTCATCGCCTTCTGGCAGTTCAATCAGGCCTGCTTCGGCGGCGGGGAGTTGAGTCCGGGCGGGCTGTCGGCCTGTTATGCCACGCGCGACCCGTTCGACCTCGCGATCGTCTCCGCTGCCTTCGTGGGGGCGCTGGTCGGATTCCTCTGGTGGAATGCGCCGAAGGCGCAGGTCTTCATGGGTGACGTCGGATCGATGGCGATCGGTGGCGTCCTTGCGGCGATGGCGATTCTGACCCGCACCGAACTGCTCATGGTGCTCGTCGCCGGCGTCTACGTGATCGCCTCGGGCTCGGTCATCCTCCAGCGGGTGTACTTCAAGGTGACGCGCGGCAAGCGGTTGTTCCTCATGAGTCCCCTGCACCACCATCTCGAGATGCGCGGGTGGTCGGAGATCACCATCGTGGTGCGGATGTGGATCATCGCCGGGCTCCTCGCGGTCTCGGGCGTCGGGTTCTTCTACGTCGAATGGCTCTCGCAGACATGA
- the ftsW gene encoding putative lipid II flippase FtsW has protein sequence MTVTTTQTRSPRTPPSPPDVDGRRGLAARVSLGRVFAPVPSEFLLIASTALLLTIFGLVMVLSATSATSTAAGQAPWDAAMKQAVFAVIGVPLMFIASRLPIRFWKRIAWPALIGAVAFQLLVFTPLGHGADGNRNWITLAGFQAQPSEFLKLALALWVGYVLYRKRTLLAMWRHVYIPLVPVAGLAIATVLAGRDLGTAMILVLLVLGALFFSGVRLRIFILPAIAAAAAVAVLAVTSPDRMRRFLSFLNPNCLEDYFNDCYQPLHGMWGLAGGGVFGLGLGNSKEKYDWLPAAANDYIFAIVGEELGLIGCAVVLGLIALYAVGAFHVIRRTDDPFVRIVAGGITVWVVGQALINIGVVLRVFPVLGVPLPFMSQGGTSLVSVLVASGVLLAFARSLPPRRAVSVVG, from the coding sequence ATGACGGTGACGACGACGCAGACCCGCAGCCCCCGCACCCCGCCGAGCCCGCCTGACGTCGACGGGCGGCGTGGACTCGCGGCCCGGGTATCGCTCGGCCGGGTCTTCGCCCCGGTGCCGAGCGAGTTCCTCCTCATCGCCTCCACGGCGCTGCTGCTGACGATCTTCGGTCTGGTGATGGTGCTCTCCGCGACCTCCGCCACCTCCACCGCCGCGGGCCAGGCACCCTGGGATGCCGCGATGAAGCAGGCGGTGTTCGCGGTGATCGGCGTGCCGCTGATGTTCATCGCCAGTCGCCTGCCGATCAGGTTCTGGAAGCGGATCGCATGGCCTGCCCTCATCGGGGCCGTCGCCTTCCAGCTGCTGGTGTTCACCCCCCTGGGCCACGGCGCCGACGGCAACCGCAACTGGATCACGCTCGCCGGGTTCCAGGCGCAGCCCTCCGAGTTCCTCAAGCTCGCCCTGGCCCTGTGGGTGGGGTACGTGCTTTATCGCAAACGCACGCTTCTGGCGATGTGGCGGCACGTGTACATCCCGCTCGTCCCGGTGGCGGGCCTCGCCATCGCGACGGTGCTCGCCGGTCGCGATCTCGGCACGGCGATGATCCTCGTGCTGCTCGTGCTCGGGGCGCTGTTCTTCTCGGGCGTTCGGCTCCGCATCTTCATCCTCCCCGCCATCGCCGCGGCAGCGGCGGTCGCCGTGCTCGCCGTGACGAGCCCCGACCGCATGCGCCGCTTCCTCAGCTTCCTCAATCCCAACTGCCTCGAGGACTACTTCAACGACTGCTATCAGCCCCTCCACGGCATGTGGGGCCTGGCCGGGGGCGGTGTCTTCGGCCTCGGTCTCGGCAACTCGAAGGAGAAGTACGACTGGCTCCCCGCCGCGGCCAACGACTACATCTTCGCCATCGTGGGCGAGGAGCTCGGCCTGATCGGATGCGCCGTGGTGCTCGGCCTCATCGCGCTCTACGCCGTGGGCGCCTTCCACGTGATCCGGCGCACCGACGACCCGTTCGTCCGCATCGTGGCCGGCGGTATCACGGTCTGGGTCGTGGGTCAGGCACTGATCAACATCGGCGTGGTCCTCCGTGTCTTCCCCGTGCTCGGGGTGCCGCTGCCGTTCATGTCGCAGGGCGGGACGTCGCTCGTCTCGGTGCTCGTGGCGTCGGGCGTCCTGCTGGCCTTCGCGCGTTCGCTCCCACCCAGACGGGCGGTTAGTGTCGTCGGGTGA
- a CDS encoding UDP-N-acetylglucosamine--N-acetylmuramyl-(pentapeptide) pyrophosphoryl-undecaprenol N-acetylglucosamine transferase produces MTTYLLAGGGTAGHVNPLLAVADALRAREPDAEVLVLGTREGLEARLVPERGYELLFVDKVPFPRRPDRAAAMFPQRFGRAVAQVRRHLRDRGVEVVVGFGGYAAAPGYVAARRERIPTVVHEANARPGLANVLGARRAAAVGVAFPGTRLRGARVVGMPLRREIVDLDAAARRGEAAEAFGIDPARPVLLVFGGSLGAQRLNEAFGDDGGAAWRDVLDAGWQLLHVTGERSATPDPGVAGYCVRRYIDRMDLAFAVADAVVSRAGAATVSEISALGIPAVYVPYAVGNGEQALNAASAVAAGAAALILDADFTAERVRREVIPLLAEPARLESMRRAAASVGTRSGSEAVLALIDEALARGR; encoded by the coding sequence GTGACGACCTACCTTCTGGCCGGCGGCGGCACCGCCGGGCACGTCAATCCTCTGCTGGCGGTCGCCGACGCCCTGCGCGCGCGCGAGCCCGACGCCGAGGTGCTCGTCCTCGGTACGCGAGAGGGTCTGGAGGCCCGCCTCGTGCCCGAACGCGGGTACGAGCTCCTGTTCGTCGACAAGGTGCCCTTCCCCCGGCGTCCTGATCGCGCCGCCGCGATGTTTCCGCAGCGCTTCGGGCGGGCAGTCGCGCAGGTGCGGCGCCATCTGCGCGACCGGGGGGTGGAGGTCGTCGTCGGCTTCGGTGGATACGCCGCGGCGCCGGGCTACGTCGCGGCCCGGCGCGAGCGCATCCCGACCGTCGTCCATGAGGCCAACGCGCGTCCGGGGCTCGCCAACGTGCTCGGCGCACGACGCGCGGCGGCGGTGGGCGTGGCCTTCCCGGGGACGCGCCTGCGCGGTGCCCGGGTCGTCGGCATGCCGCTGCGCCGGGAGATCGTCGACCTCGACGCCGCCGCCCGACGCGGCGAGGCGGCGGAGGCCTTCGGTATCGACCCGGCACGGCCCGTGCTGCTGGTGTTCGGCGGGTCGCTCGGCGCGCAGCGACTCAACGAGGCCTTCGGCGACGACGGCGGCGCCGCCTGGCGGGACGTGCTCGACGCCGGCTGGCAGCTGCTGCACGTCACGGGCGAGCGGAGCGCGACCCCCGACCCGGGAGTCGCCGGGTACTGCGTTCGCCGCTACATCGATCGCATGGATCTCGCGTTCGCGGTGGCCGACGCGGTGGTCTCCCGCGCCGGGGCGGCGACCGTCAGCGAGATCAGCGCGCTCGGCATCCCCGCGGTCTACGTTCCCTATGCGGTCGGCAACGGCGAGCAGGCGCTCAACGCGGCATCAGCGGTCGCCGCGGGGGCGGCCGCACTGATCCTGGATGCGGACTTCACCGCCGAGCGGGTGCGTCGAGAGGTCATCCCGCTCCTCGCGGAGCCGGCGCGCCTGGAGTCGATGCGC
- a CDS encoding UDP-N-acetylmuramoyl-tripeptide--D-alanyl-D-alanine ligase, producing the protein MISLSLHHIALTLGGDLLLVGDDTVDTEVSGAVDTDSRAIGPGDIFVAKPGGTTDGHLFVPAAHQAGAALAIVERPVDEPITQIVVPDVVQALADLAREVVARVRSRGALKVVGITGSNGKTTTKNLLARILQDEGETIAPRASYNNEVGAPLTMLRVTEDTRYLVSEFGASGPGAIAALAGLVHPDISVVLMVGMAHAGGFGGIEGTFRAKSELVQALRPGGVAVLNADDPRVVQMAPIAAERPGAVRWFGRGAAAEVRAEDVEVTADGTSCTVFVDDASASLRLRVLGEHHVMNALAAIAAATALGVSLADAVARLETVELAERWRMQPLGSPRVRIINDAYNASPDSMSAALRTLAQITGPGERMVAVLGAMSELGEYAGEEHDRIGLQAVRLGIQRIVVIGPEARRLFLAAVGEGSWDGEAVFFATADEAYDYLTGELRAGDRVLVKSSNSAGLRFLGDRLGEFFS; encoded by the coding sequence ATGATCTCCCTCTCCCTGCACCACATCGCCCTGACCCTCGGCGGAGACCTCCTGCTCGTCGGTGACGACACCGTCGACACCGAGGTCTCCGGGGCTGTCGACACCGACTCCCGCGCCATCGGGCCGGGCGACATCTTCGTCGCCAAGCCCGGTGGGACCACCGACGGTCACCTGTTCGTCCCGGCGGCCCATCAGGCCGGTGCGGCGCTCGCGATCGTCGAGCGGCCGGTCGATGAGCCCATCACCCAGATCGTCGTGCCCGACGTGGTGCAGGCCCTCGCCGATCTCGCGCGCGAGGTCGTCGCGCGGGTGCGGTCCCGTGGCGCGCTGAAGGTCGTCGGGATCACCGGCTCCAACGGCAAGACCACCACGAAGAACCTCCTGGCGCGCATCCTCCAGGACGAGGGCGAGACCATCGCGCCCCGCGCCTCGTACAACAACGAGGTCGGGGCACCGCTGACGATGCTCCGCGTGACCGAGGACACCCGCTATCTCGTGAGCGAGTTCGGTGCGAGCGGTCCGGGAGCGATCGCGGCACTCGCCGGCCTCGTCCACCCCGACATCTCGGTCGTGCTCATGGTCGGCATGGCCCACGCCGGCGGTTTCGGCGGGATCGAGGGCACGTTCCGCGCCAAGTCGGAACTCGTCCAGGCCCTGCGGCCCGGCGGCGTGGCCGTGCTGAACGCCGACGATCCGCGGGTGGTCCAGATGGCCCCGATCGCGGCGGAGAGACCCGGCGCGGTGCGCTGGTTCGGCCGAGGGGCCGCCGCCGAGGTGCGGGCCGAAGATGTCGAAGTGACCGCCGACGGCACCTCGTGCACGGTCTTCGTCGACGACGCGTCCGCATCGCTGCGGCTGCGCGTGCTCGGCGAGCACCACGTCATGAACGCCCTCGCCGCCATCGCCGCGGCCACCGCGCTCGGTGTGTCTCTCGCGGATGCCGTCGCCCGCCTGGAGACGGTGGAACTCGCCGAGCGGTGGCGCATGCAGCCCCTGGGGTCCCCGCGTGTCCGCATCATCAACGACGCCTACAACGCCAGCCCCGACTCGATGTCCGCGGCCCTGCGGACGCTCGCCCAGATCACCGGACCCGGTGAGCGCATGGTCGCCGTCCTCGGTGCGATGAGCGAGCTGGGGGAGTATGCCGGCGAGGAGCACGACCGCATCGGACTCCAGGCCGTGCGACTGGGCATCCAGCGCATCGTCGTCATCGGCCCCGAGGCTCGTCGGCTCTTCCTCGCCGCCGTCGGTGAGGGATCGTGGGACGGCGAGGCGGTGTTCTTCGCCACCGCCGACGAGGCCTACGACTATCTCACCGGCGAGCTCCGCGCCGGCGACCGTGTGCTGGTGAAGTCGTCCAACTCCGCGGGCCTGAGGTTCCTCGGCGACCGACTGGGAGAATTCTTCTCGTGA
- the murD gene encoding UDP-N-acetylmuramoyl-L-alanine--D-glutamate ligase translates to MALADMTRLDALTSWHADWSGLRVAVLGLSVTGFAAADTLAELGAEVRVFSEAAEPEYEKLLPVIGVDAVIGPLGTVPESLGAFAPEVVIASPGFSPNHPVIAWCAEEGVALWGDIELAWRVRDKVVRQDGRPADWVLVTGTNGKTTTTRLVAEMLVAGGLRAAPVGNIGTPVLDAVRDPGGFDVLVVELSSHQLWYLGLQTGPAPVSPHGSVCLNLAEDHLEWHGSFADYRDAKAHVYDNTRVACVYNKSDVATRTMVEEAEVVEGARAIGFDLGVPGPSDLGVVDGILVDRAFLDDRRTSALELTTVAELAERGLAAPHMVANILAAAALARALEVPPAAIREALRGFRLDPHRIEVVASHRGIVWVDDSKATNPHAAASSLSAFPGAIWIVGGLLKGVEIAPLVAQVAGKVRAAVVIGEDRTAVTAAFSRHAPHVPVYEVTRGETEDVMTQAVELAAQVARDGDVVLLAPAAASFDQFSSYADRGRKFSAAVQRWIEMGDDGDDDADPQPPHPAEPA, encoded by the coding sequence ATGGCTCTCGCAGACATGACGCGTCTGGACGCACTCACGAGCTGGCACGCGGACTGGTCAGGACTGCGCGTGGCAGTCCTGGGCCTGTCGGTCACGGGGTTCGCCGCGGCCGACACCCTCGCCGAACTCGGCGCGGAGGTGCGGGTGTTCTCGGAGGCTGCCGAGCCCGAATACGAAAAGCTCCTGCCCGTCATCGGCGTCGACGCCGTCATCGGGCCCCTCGGCACGGTTCCGGAATCGCTGGGCGCCTTCGCGCCCGAGGTCGTCATCGCCTCGCCGGGCTTCTCTCCGAACCACCCCGTCATCGCGTGGTGCGCAGAGGAAGGCGTCGCCCTGTGGGGCGACATCGAACTGGCGTGGCGCGTGCGAGACAAGGTGGTCCGCCAGGACGGCAGGCCCGCCGACTGGGTGCTGGTGACCGGCACCAACGGCAAGACGACCACGACCCGCCTCGTCGCCGAGATGCTCGTCGCGGGTGGACTGCGCGCCGCCCCGGTCGGCAACATCGGCACGCCCGTGCTCGACGCCGTCCGCGACCCCGGTGGCTTCGACGTCCTCGTCGTCGAGCTCTCCAGCCACCAGCTCTGGTATCTCGGACTCCAGACCGGCCCGGCGCCGGTCTCACCGCACGGCAGCGTGTGCCTGAACCTCGCCGAGGACCACCTGGAGTGGCACGGTTCCTTCGCCGACTATCGCGACGCGAAGGCGCACGTGTACGACAACACCCGGGTCGCATGCGTCTACAACAAGTCGGATGTCGCGACCCGCACCATGGTGGAGGAGGCGGAGGTCGTCGAGGGCGCACGCGCCATCGGGTTCGACCTGGGCGTTCCCGGGCCGAGCGACCTCGGCGTCGTCGACGGGATCCTCGTCGACCGGGCCTTCCTCGACGATCGCCGCACCAGCGCCCTGGAGCTGACGACGGTCGCCGAACTCGCCGAGCGAGGCCTGGCCGCACCGCACATGGTGGCGAACATCCTCGCCGCCGCGGCACTGGCCCGGGCACTGGAGGTCCCCCCGGCGGCGATCCGCGAGGCGCTCCGCGGGTTCCGGCTCGACCCTCACCGCATCGAGGTCGTCGCGTCGCACCGCGGGATCGTCTGGGTGGATGATTCGAAGGCCACCAACCCGCACGCCGCGGCCTCGTCGCTCTCGGCCTTCCCCGGGGCGATCTGGATCGTCGGGGGACTGCTGAAGGGCGTGGAGATCGCCCCGCTCGTCGCCCAGGTCGCCGGGAAGGTGCGCGCGGCCGTCGTCATCGGTGAGGACCGGACCGCGGTCACCGCGGCGTTCTCGCGACACGCGCCGCACGTCCCCGTCTACGAGGTGACCCGCGGCGAGACTGAGGACGTCATGACGCAGGCGGTCGAACTGGCCGCGCAGGTCGCTCGTGACGGGGATGTGGTCCTCCTCGCCCCCGCCGCGGCGTCGTTCGATCAGTTCTCCTCCTACGCCGACCGCGGAAGGAAGTTCTCCGCCGCCGTGCAGCGATGGATCGAGATGGGGGATGACGGTGACGACGACGCAGACCCGCAGCCCCCGCACCCCGCCGAGCCCGCCTGA